The following is a genomic window from Amycolatopsis acidiphila.
TGCACTACGGCGGCGTGGTCGCGGTGGACGATGTGACCTTCGACGTGGCGGGCGGGACGATCGTCGGCCTGATCGGGCCGAACGGCGCCGGCAAGACCACCCTGCTCGACGCGGTCAGCGGTTTCGCCGAGCACACCGGCACGGTCGTGCTCGACGGCCGTTCGCTCGAAGACCTCGCACCGCACGAGCGGGTCCGGGCCGGCCTCGGCCGCACGTTCCAGGCACTGGAGCTCTACGACGACCTCAGCGTCGAGGAGAACGTGGCGGTCGGCCTGACCGCGTCGCACGGTCGTCGCGAACGGCCACCGGAAGAGGCGCTGCGCCGGGTCTTCTCGCTGCTGGATCTGGCGTCGCTGCGCACCCGTCCCGCGGGCGAGCTGTCCCAGGGGCAGCGCCAGCTGGTGTCCATCGCCAGGGCACTGGTGGGACAGCCGCGCGTGCTGCTGCTCGACGAGCCCGCGGGCGGGCTCGACACCGCCGAGAGCACCTGGCTCGGCGAACGACTGAAGGTCATCCGCGACAGTGGGGTCACGATCATCATGGTCGATCACGACATGGGTCTCGTGCTGAGCCTGTGCGACGAGGTCCGGGTGCTCAACTTCGGCAAGGTCATCGCCGCGGGCACCCCCGCCGAGATCCGGGCCGACCGGGAGGTCGCGGCGGCCTACCTGGGCAGCACGCCCGAGGCGGCGACGGCATGAGCGCCGCGCTGGAATGCCGGGGGCTGGTGGCCGGGCACGGTCCGGTCCCGGTCCTGCGGCCACTGGACCTGACCGTCGAGCACGGCACCGTCCTCGCCGTGCTCGGCCCCAACGGCGCCGGCAAGACCACGCTGCTCAACACGCTCGCCGGGCTGCTGCCACGGCTCGGCGGCGAGGTGCTGGTCGACGGAAAACCGTTGCCCCGCGGGAGACCTCGCGCGGCGAACCGCGCCGGGCTGATCCTCGTGCCCGATGACAGGGCGCTGTTCACGACCCTCACCGTGCGGGAGAACCTGACCCTCGCCCGCCGCGCCGGCGCCCCGACGCTCGACGAGGTGCTCGACATGTTCCCGGCACTGCGCGAGCGCCTCGGCGTCGCCGCCGGCGCGCTCTCCGGCGGCGAGCAGCAGATGCTGGCCGTCGCGCGCGGGCTCGTGCAGAAGCCCGAGGTGCTGCTCATCGACGAGATGAGCATGGGGCTGGCGCCGGTGATCGTCGAGGAGCTGCTGCCGGTGGTGCGGCGGATCGTGGACGAGACCGGGGCCGTGGTGGTGCTCGTCGAACAACACGTGCGGCTCGCGCTGGAGGTCGCCGACAACGCGATCGTCCTGGTGCACGGGGACGTCACGCTCGCCGGGCCCGCAACCGGACTCGCCGCCGACCGGCGGCGGCTCGAAGCCGCCTATCTCGGTGGTGTCGAGGCGGGTGCGGCCTGAGCCGCAGCCGCCATACTTCGAAGAAAGGTCCAACCGACATGGGAGCCGGATCCACACAACGACGTGTCCGGGCCGTTGTCCCGGCCTTGCTGGCCGCGACGGTGCTGGTCCTCAGTGCCTGTAGCGGCGGCAGTTCGAACTCCGCCGCGGACACCGCCGACACGACGGCGGCGCTCGGCACGCCGGACAAGGCCACGGGCACGCCCGTGACGCTGGGCATGATCAGCGACGGCAAGGGCACCGCCATCGACCAGAGCGCGGAGATCCAGGGCGCGCAGGCGGCGGTCGGCTACATCAACGACTACCTCGGCGGCCTCGGCGGGCATCCGATCGACCTCAAGGTGTGCGAGACGAAGAACTCGCCGGCCCAAGCCACCGACTGCGCCAACCAGATGGTCAGCGCCAAGGTGTCGGGCGTCGTCGCGGGCACCCTGGCCGAGGCGGACCAGGTGATCTCCGTGCTCTCCGCGGCGAAGATCCCCGCGTTCTTCTCGCAGGCGGCGTCGAAGCTCGGGCTCTCCACCCCGGGCGTGTTCTCGATGACCAACGCCATCAACTACTTCAGCACGCCCGCGGCCTACGCGAAGCAGCAGGGCTACCAGAAGGCCACGATGGTCGTCATCGACGTGCCGGGTGCGAGCGGTCCCGCGAAGCAGATCGGGACCTTGTTGTTCGGCAACGCGAAAATCGCGTACAACGTCGTGCCGATCGCGCCGGGCACGGCCGACATGACGCCGCAGATCCAGGCGGCCGAGGGCGACAGCCCGCAGATGTACGTGCTGCTCGGTGACGCCACCTTCTGCAGCAGTGCGATCAAGGCGCTGCGCACCCTCGGCGTGAACGCGACCATCGCCGCGTCGGAGACGTGCGTCAGCAAGGACGCGAGCGCCTCGATCCCGGGCGGCTACCAAGGGGTCAAGGTGATCGCGAGCCTCGAGTTCAACGCCGACGACCCGGAGTACAAGACCTTCAAGGCCGCGCTGGCCCGCTACGGCGGCGGTACGGCCCCCGCGTCGATCCCGGGCATCGGCTACACGGTGACCCTGGCGCTGGCGAGGGCCGCGAACGCGGCGAAGATCCAGGACACCTCGGCGGCGGGCCTGCTGGCCGCGGTGCAGTCCGCGCCCCCGGTCCCGTACCCGCTCAACGGCGGTGCGACGTTCCAGTGCAACGGCAAGGCGGTCTCGTTGTCGCCGAACATCTGCAGCGCCAACGGGATCATCGCGGACGCCGCGGACGACGGCAGCCTGTCGAACTACCAGGTGGTGCAGGCGAGCGAGCTGTTCAAGACCGGCGGCTGAACCGGAGCCGGCAGCGGGGCACGTCCGGTCCGGGCGTGCCCCGCTTTCGTCAGCCGCGCAGGAACGTCTCCAGTGCAGGGACGGGGCGCTCGACGCTGCCGGGCACCCAGCCCGCGTCGATCTTGCGGGGACCGGCACCGTCGGGGGCCCAGATGTGACAGCTGCCCAGTGGCAGCGGAACCGGTCCCGCCGACTCCTCCGGCTGGTTCAGCCGGGCGTGGGCGACGCGTTCGCTCGCCGTGCGCACCACGGCCGGGCCGATCGCCCGGGCCAGTTCGCCCAGGTGCGCACAGCCGGACACCCCGCCGAGCCGGCGGCGCAGCTCACGCGTGAACCCGCGGCGCACGGAGATTCCTGCCAGGCGGGCGAAAGCGGGCGCGATGAGGGGACATTCGCTGTGCGGGAAGGAAGCCATGCCCGCCTCGGCGGCCGTGATCACGAGATCCGGCAGGTGCACGGTGACGCCGAGGGTCATGTCGTGGATCCGCTGCTGACCGGGCTCGGCCCACGGGATCTGGTCGGTCAGCCTGCCCACCACCGTGAAGTGCTCGTCGTCGAGGGCGTAGGAGTCCATGATGATGCTGCGCCGGTGGACCGCCTCGGCGGGCGGGGGCGGCACGGCGGGCAGTCGGTCGGTCAAGGGGGTGGCTCCTTCACTTCAGCAGGTGGCGGGCGACGACCATGCGTTGCACCTCGGTCGCCCCTTCTCCGAGCCGCTTGACCCGCAGGTCCCGGAACCAGCGTTCCAGCGGCATCTCCCGGGACAGTCCGAGCGCGCCGAACAGCTGCACGCAGCGGTCCAGCACGCGGAACGCGGTCTCGGTCGCGTACAGCTTGGCGGCCGAGGCGTCGACGCGGACGTCGCGGCCGAGGTCGGCGTTCCACGCGGCCTGATACGTCAGCAGGCGGGCCGCGCGCAGCTCGATCTCGCTGTCGGCCAGCATCCACTGGACGCCTTGCTTGTCCGACAGCCGCGAGCCGAACACCGCGCGGTCCTTGACCCACTCGACGGTCATCTCCAGCGCCTGCTGCGCGATGCCGATCGGGCCTGCCGCGTACAGGATCCGGCCCCGCACCAGGAAGTCCGACGCGAGCGCGAAGCCCGCGCCCTCCGCGCCGATCCGGTTGCCGACCGGGATCTCGGCGTCGTCGAACCGCAGCTCGGCGGGGGAGAAGGAGTTCATCACCTCGATCGGCACCATGCTCAGGCCCGGGGTGTCCCGCTCGACGACGAAACAGCTGATCCCGCCGCGCTCGCCCTGCTCGCCGGTGCGCGCGTAGACCACGCCCCAGTCGGCCGTCAGCGCGTGGCTGGTCCACAGCTTCGTGCCGTTGAGGACGTAGTGGTCGCCGCGGCGTTCGGCTCGGCAGCGAATGGCGCGGGCGGGGTCCGAACCGCCGGAGCTCTCGCTGATCGCCGTGTACGCCTTGCCCGTACGCCCTTCGATGATGGGCCGGGCGAAGCGCTCGAACTGCTCCGGGCTCGCCTTGAACAGCACGCTCGGCGGGTTGCCGCCGAACGCCCCCGCGGCCGGGAAGAACGCGCCCATCCGGCATTTGGCGGCCTCCTCGGCAACCACGACCTGGCCGAGCACGCTGAGCCCGGCACCGCCGTACTCGGCGGGCGTCTGCAGCGCCCACAGCCCCAGCTCGCGCGCTTTCTCTTGCAGCGGAAGCAAGAGCTCGGGCGGCAGACCCGCCGCGTCGTGCTCGAGCTTGTCCTCCAGCGGCCGCACCTCGGTCGCCATGAAGCGCCGGACGGTCTCGGCCAGCAGGCGGAACTCCTCCGGCAGCTCCCAGGCGCCGGTGGGCGGCTCGTGCTCAGGCATGCGGGCTCCAGTCGCGCAGAACGGTGGCCACGGTCGCCGGGCCGCTGCCCGGTACCCGGGCCGGGGTCCGGGAGAAGCGAGGTGCCGGTGCGGGCTCGAGAACGCCGCCGGCCTCGACGAGCGCGTTGCGCGCCGACATGTGCGGGTGCGCGGGAACCTCGTCGAAGGCGAGTACCGGTGTCACGCAGGCGTCGGTGTCCTCGAAGACGGCCGTCCACTCGGCGCGGGTCTTCGCCGCGAACGCCTCGGTGAAGGCCTCGCGCAGCATCGGCCAGCCCGACTCGTCCGGCTGCGCGGGCAGTGCGGCCGGATCGAGGCCGAGCCCGGTGACGAACTCCTGGTAGAACTTCGGTTCCAGCGCGCCGACCGCCATGTAGCCGCCGTCGGCGGTCTCGTAGACGTCGTAGAACGGCGCGCCGCCGTCGAGCCGGTTGGTGCCGCGCTCGTCTCGCCATCGTCCCGCGCCGCGCAGGGACCAGATCGCCTGGGCGAGGCTGCAGGTGCCGTCCACGATCGCCGCGTCGACCACCTGCCCGCGCCCCGACGCCTGGCGCTCCACGAGCGCGGCGAGGATGCCGAGTGCGAGGTAGAGCGAGCCGCCACCGAAGTCGCCGACCAGGTTCAGCGGCGGGACCGGCCGTTCGCCCGCGCGCCCGATGGCGTGCAGCACGCCGGTGAGCCCGATGTAGTTGATGTCGTGCCCGGCGCGTTCGGCCAGCGGCCCCTCCCGGCCCCAGCCGGTCATCCGGGCGTACACCAGCCGCGGGTTGCGTGGCGCGCAGTCGTCCGGGCCGAGCCCGAGCCGTTCGGCCACGCCCGGGCGGAACCCTTCGACGAGCACGTCGGCACGTGCGGCGAGGCCGAGGACGGCGTCGCGGTCGCGGGGGTCCTTCAGGTCGGCTTCGACGATCCGCCTGCCGCGTCGCTGCCCGCCGGCGCCAGGGCGGCGCACCTGGACGACGTCGGCGCCGAGGTCGGCCAGCAGCATCGCGGCGTGCGGGCCGGGCCCCATGCCGGCCAGCTCGACGACCCGGGTGCCGGTGAGCGGACCGCCTTCTCCCTGCGTCATGTGCTCGACCATAACTGACCCCACGTGCACGTCGATAGTGGCGCGAACGCCAGATCAGAACCAGTACTTGCCTATCGGGTTATGGTCAAGACACAATAGTTCTGACAGTGCGTTCACTATACTCTTCGAGGTCTCATGCTGGTCGGTGACATCCCGCGCCGCAATGCGCGGCGCTATCCCACGAAGATCGCCCTGCGGCACGGCGACAGCGAGCTCAGCTGGGCCGCGCTGGACGAGCGAGCCGACCGGCTGGCGACCCACCTGCTCGACCGGGGCCTGGCGCACGGCGACCGGGTCGCCGTGTCGGCGCGCAACTGCCTGGAATGGCCCGAGCTGGTGTTCGGGCTGGCCAAGGCGGGCCTGATCCTGGTTCCGGTGAACATCCGGCAGTCCCCGGACGAGGTCGCGCACGTGCTCGCCGACTCTGGCGCGCGCGCTGCGATCCTGCACCACGACCAGGTGGAACGGCACGGGCAGACGCTCTCGGAGCTGGACCTCCTGCTGGAGATCGGCGGCACCGAGGCTGGCGAGTCCTACGACACGGCGCTGGCCAAGGGACGCGCGGTCGACCCGACGCCCGCCACCCTGACCGACGCGGACGTGCAGTTCATCCTGTACACGAGCGGTACCACGGGCCGCGCCAAGGGCGTGGTGAACGCCCATCGCGGCATGCTCGCGCAGGTGCTCGACACGAGCATCTCCACCGAGGCGCGCCACTCCGACGTCATGCTCGCCACCACGCCGTTCTTCACCGCGGGCGGCATGGTGCGCACGCTGTCCTGGCTCTACCTGGGACAGACGATGGTGATCCACCCGCGGTTCGACGCCGACGCGGTGCTCGACGAGATCGAGCGCAGCCGGGTCACGTTCACCACGTTCATCCCCACGATGCTGCACCGGACCCTGCGCATCCTCGAAGAGGGACCGGCAAGGGACATGTCGAGCCTGCGGCGGATCAGCTACGGGTCGGCGCCGGTCCCGGTCGGCCTGGCGGAGAAGGCGATGAAGCTGCTGGGCTGCGATCTGCAGCAGCGGTACGGGCTCACCGAGGCCGGTGGCCAGGTGACCATCCTGGGCCCGGACGAGCACCGGCAGATGGTCTCCGGCCGGGAGTCGCTGCTGACCTCGTGCGGCCGCGAGACGCCGCACGCCGAGATCCGGATCTGCGACGACGAGGGCAACGAGCTGCCGCCGGGCGAGGTCGGCGAGATCGTCATCCGCTGCGAGTCGAACGCGCTGGGCTACTGGAACAACCCGGAGCAGACCCGGAAGACGTTCCGGCCCGGCGGGCTGTGGTCGGGCGACCTCGGGCGGCTCGACGAGGACGGCTACCTGCACATCGAGGGCCGGCGCACCGACATGATCATCTCCGGCGGCTTCAACGTGTACCCGGCCGAGCTGGAACGCGTGCTCGGCGGGCATCCGCAGGTCGACCTCGCGGCGGTCGTGGGCGTGCCGGACGAGGAGTGGGGTGAGACCCCCGTCGCCGTCGTCGTGCCCAAGGGCACCGTCGACGCCGAGGCCTTCGAGGCACAGCTCAAGGACCTGTGCCGCGACCAGCTCGCGGGCTACAAGCAGCCGCGCCGGTTCGTCTTCCGGGACGAGCTGCCGCTGGGACCCGCCGGCAAGGTGCTCAAGCGCGAGCTGCGGGCGCAGCTGTCGTGACGGCGGAGCTGCAGGTCGGCGCCCGGCTGGACCGGCTGCCCGGCTGGCCGTTCTCGCGCGCCGTGTTCGCCGTGCTGGGCGCCGGGTTCTTCTGTGCCTACTTCGACATCACCAACATCGGCTCGGCCTTGCCGAAGGCGCTCGAGCAGTTCCACGCGCCGGTCGGCAGCGCGGGGACGGTGGTCGGTCTCGGCCTCTGGGGCTACGTGGCGGGGGCGGTGCTCAACAGCGTCCTGGCCGACCGGTGGGGCCGGCGGCCCGGCCTGATGACCGCGACGCTGCTGTTCGGGCTCGGTTCGCTCGCGAGCGCGCTGAGCCCGGGCATCACCACGCTCACGGTCGCCCGGTTCGTGTCGGGCATGGGCATCGGGGCCGCGCTGAGCGTGGTCAGCACCTATCTCAGCGAGGTTGCCCCGGCCCGGCGCCGGGGCCGCTACATGTCGTGGGTGACGCTGCCCGCGCTGCTCGGGAACTCGGCGGTGCCGTGGTTCGCGCTGTGGCTGGTGCCGTCGTACTCCTGGGGCTGGCGGCTCATGCTGGCGATCCCGGCGCTGGCGATGGTCGCGTTCGCGTTCGGGTTCCGGGTGATCCCCGAATCGCCGCGGTGGCAGGCCGCGCGGGGGCGCGAGGAGCGCGCGCTGCGGGCGGTCGCGGACGCCGAGCAGCGGGTGCGCGCCCGCACGGGGCTGGAGCTGCCGGAACCGGTCCCGGCCCGGCCCGTGCCGGTGGCGTCGGGCTGGCGTGCCTGGTTGACGCTGGTGCGGCCACCGCATCTGAAGTGGACGGTGTTGTTCTTCACGATCTTCTTCTGCGTCTACTTCTCGGCGTACTCGTTCACCGGGCTCGGCATCACGTTGCTGACCCAGCACGGGCTGAGCCTGACCAAGAGCATCAGCCTCACCCTCGGCTCCAGCTTCGGCGGCCTCATCGGCGCCGCGCTCGCGCCGCTGATCGCCGATCGCTGGCCACGCAAGGTTCCCGCCGCCGCGACGACGATCCTGCTCGCCGCGGACATGATCGTGCTGGGCGTCCATCCCGGCAACGCGTTGTTCGCCGCCGGGTACTTCCTGCTCAGCTTCCAGCTCGGCATCTTCGCGCCGATGGTGTACCTGCTGACCGCGGAGCACTTCCCGACGCAGGTCCGCAACGCCGGCGTCGCGATCACCGACGGCGCCGGGCACGCCGGCGGTGCGATCGGGCCCGCGGTGACGCTGGCGGTGTTCCAGGCAGGCGGCTTCGGCGCCACCTGGCTGACCCTCGGCCTGATCTTCCTGCTGGCGTCCCTGCTGTTGCTGCTGGCCCGCAACACCACCGGTGTCGCCCTGGAGAAGGCGAGCGGCGGCGAGCTCGCCGCCGCTCGGTCCGCGGTCGTGGACTGAGCGGCGGCGAGTGCGTCAGCGCGGCAGGCCCAGCACCCGCTCGGCGAGGATGTTGCGCATGATCTCCGTGGTGCCACCCGCGATCGTGGCCGCCCGCGAGCGCAGGTAGGCCTGCTGCGCGGAGACCGCCTCGCCGCCGATCCCGTCCAGGCCGAGCGCGGCCAGGTGGGTGTCGCCGACCGCCTGCAGGGCCAGGCTCCAGGCGAGCTTGATCACGGAGTGCTCGGCGCCGGGTGCGCCACCCGCGGCGATCCTGCCGAGCGCGCGCTGCCCGAGCAGGCCGAGGGCGCGCGCCTCGGCGAGCCGGTCGGTCAGCGCGAGCCTGGTCTCGTCGTCCAGCTCCCGGCCGGCCAGCTCGGCGGCGACGTCAC
Proteins encoded in this region:
- a CDS encoding ABC transporter substrate-binding protein: MGAGSTQRRVRAVVPALLAATVLVLSACSGGSSNSAADTADTTAALGTPDKATGTPVTLGMISDGKGTAIDQSAEIQGAQAAVGYINDYLGGLGGHPIDLKVCETKNSPAQATDCANQMVSAKVSGVVAGTLAEADQVISVLSAAKIPAFFSQAASKLGLSTPGVFSMTNAINYFSTPAAYAKQQGYQKATMVVIDVPGASGPAKQIGTLLFGNAKIAYNVVPIAPGTADMTPQIQAAEGDSPQMYVLLGDATFCSSAIKALRTLGVNATIAASETCVSKDASASIPGGYQGVKVIASLEFNADDPEYKTFKAALARYGGGTAPASIPGIGYTVTLALARAANAAKIQDTSAAGLLAAVQSAPPVPYPLNGGATFQCNGKAVSLSPNICSANGIIADAADDGSLSNYQVVQASELFKTGG
- a CDS encoding acyl-CoA dehydrogenase family protein; amino-acid sequence: MPEHEPPTGAWELPEEFRLLAETVRRFMATEVRPLEDKLEHDAAGLPPELLLPLQEKARELGLWALQTPAEYGGAGLSVLGQVVVAEEAAKCRMGAFFPAAGAFGGNPPSVLFKASPEQFERFARPIIEGRTGKAYTAISESSGGSDPARAIRCRAERRGDHYVLNGTKLWTSHALTADWGVVYARTGEQGERGGISCFVVERDTPGLSMVPIEVMNSFSPAELRFDDAEIPVGNRIGAEGAGFALASDFLVRGRILYAAGPIGIAQQALEMTVEWVKDRAVFGSRLSDKQGVQWMLADSEIELRAARLLTYQAAWNADLGRDVRVDASAAKLYATETAFRVLDRCVQLFGALGLSREMPLERWFRDLRVKRLGEGATEVQRMVVARHLLK
- a CDS encoding MFS transporter, with translation MTAELQVGARLDRLPGWPFSRAVFAVLGAGFFCAYFDITNIGSALPKALEQFHAPVGSAGTVVGLGLWGYVAGAVLNSVLADRWGRRPGLMTATLLFGLGSLASALSPGITTLTVARFVSGMGIGAALSVVSTYLSEVAPARRRGRYMSWVTLPALLGNSAVPWFALWLVPSYSWGWRLMLAIPALAMVAFAFGFRVIPESPRWQAARGREERALRAVADAEQRVRARTGLELPEPVPARPVPVASGWRAWLTLVRPPHLKWTVLFFTIFFCVYFSAYSFTGLGITLLTQHGLSLTKSISLTLGSSFGGLIGAALAPLIADRWPRKVPAAATTILLAADMIVLGVHPGNALFAAGYFLLSFQLGIFAPMVYLLTAEHFPTQVRNAGVAITDGAGHAGGAIGPAVTLAVFQAGGFGATWLTLGLIFLLASLLLLLARNTTGVALEKASGGELAAARSAVVD
- a CDS encoding CaiB/BaiF CoA transferase family protein; translation: MTQGEGGPLTGTRVVELAGMGPGPHAAMLLADLGADVVQVRRPGAGGQRRGRRIVEADLKDPRDRDAVLGLAARADVLVEGFRPGVAERLGLGPDDCAPRNPRLVYARMTGWGREGPLAERAGHDINYIGLTGVLHAIGRAGERPVPPLNLVGDFGGGSLYLALGILAALVERQASGRGQVVDAAIVDGTCSLAQAIWSLRGAGRWRDERGTNRLDGGAPFYDVYETADGGYMAVGALEPKFYQEFVTGLGLDPAALPAQPDESGWPMLREAFTEAFAAKTRAEWTAVFEDTDACVTPVLAFDEVPAHPHMSARNALVEAGGVLEPAPAPRFSRTPARVPGSGPATVATVLRDWSPHA
- a CDS encoding ABC transporter ATP-binding protein, which encodes MSAALECRGLVAGHGPVPVLRPLDLTVEHGTVLAVLGPNGAGKTTLLNTLAGLLPRLGGEVLVDGKPLPRGRPRAANRAGLILVPDDRALFTTLTVRENLTLARRAGAPTLDEVLDMFPALRERLGVAAGALSGGEQQMLAVARGLVQKPEVLLIDEMSMGLAPVIVEELLPVVRRIVDETGAVVVLVEQHVRLALEVADNAIVLVHGDVTLAGPATGLAADRRRLEAAYLGGVEAGAA
- a CDS encoding DUF2889 domain-containing protein, with protein sequence MTDRLPAVPPPPAEAVHRRSIIMDSYALDDEHFTVVGRLTDQIPWAEPGQQRIHDMTLGVTVHLPDLVITAAEAGMASFPHSECPLIAPAFARLAGISVRRGFTRELRRRLGGVSGCAHLGELARAIGPAVVRTASERVAHARLNQPEESAGPVPLPLGSCHIWAPDGAGPRKIDAGWVPGSVERPVPALETFLRG
- a CDS encoding class I adenylate-forming enzyme family protein; the protein is MLVGDIPRRNARRYPTKIALRHGDSELSWAALDERADRLATHLLDRGLAHGDRVAVSARNCLEWPELVFGLAKAGLILVPVNIRQSPDEVAHVLADSGARAAILHHDQVERHGQTLSELDLLLEIGGTEAGESYDTALAKGRAVDPTPATLTDADVQFILYTSGTTGRAKGVVNAHRGMLAQVLDTSISTEARHSDVMLATTPFFTAGGMVRTLSWLYLGQTMVIHPRFDADAVLDEIERSRVTFTTFIPTMLHRTLRILEEGPARDMSSLRRISYGSAPVPVGLAEKAMKLLGCDLQQRYGLTEAGGQVTILGPDEHRQMVSGRESLLTSCGRETPHAEIRICDDEGNELPPGEVGEIVIRCESNALGYWNNPEQTRKTFRPGGLWSGDLGRLDEDGYLHIEGRRTDMIISGGFNVYPAELERVLGGHPQVDLAAVVGVPDEEWGETPVAVVVPKGTVDAEAFEAQLKDLCRDQLAGYKQPRRFVFRDELPLGPAGKVLKRELRAQLS